From Amycolatopsis sp. YIM 10, the proteins below share one genomic window:
- the lepB gene encoding signal peptidase I, which translates to MAEPVSSNAAEDDPERSEHHDGAAEETKGGAHRKRGKGKAKKKRPFWVELPILIVVALALTFVIQQFFFRVYMIPSGSMETTLHGCEGCTGDRILVDKITFDFVDPTPGDVVVFKGPEPWVENEALPAESSNPVARFFQSIGSVFGLAPPDERDFVKRIIAMPGQTVECCDAQNRVVVDGKALDEPYLHFEDGTGVQAPFDPVKVPLGSVWVMGDNRNNSSDSRMQGGGGERGAVPLENIIGKARIIVLPPDRWGGVTDHNPQEAAQPAALGMSAPAWQQGIPLGIGVVAAWPTVWAGRKLGAGLRGAAQRKR; encoded by the coding sequence GTGGCCGAACCTGTGTCTTCAAACGCTGCCGAGGACGATCCCGAACGCTCCGAGCACCACGACGGAGCAGCGGAGGAGACCAAGGGCGGTGCCCACCGCAAGCGTGGCAAGGGCAAAGCGAAGAAGAAGCGCCCGTTCTGGGTGGAGCTGCCGATCCTGATCGTCGTGGCGCTCGCGCTGACGTTCGTGATCCAGCAGTTCTTCTTCCGCGTCTACATGATCCCGTCGGGATCGATGGAGACCACCCTGCACGGTTGTGAGGGGTGCACCGGTGACCGCATCCTGGTCGACAAGATCACCTTCGATTTCGTCGACCCCACTCCTGGTGACGTGGTGGTGTTCAAGGGACCGGAGCCGTGGGTGGAGAACGAGGCGCTCCCGGCGGAGTCCTCGAACCCGGTCGCCCGGTTCTTCCAGAGCATCGGTTCGGTGTTCGGCCTCGCCCCGCCCGACGAGCGCGACTTCGTCAAGCGCATCATCGCGATGCCGGGGCAGACGGTCGAATGCTGCGACGCGCAGAACCGCGTGGTGGTCGACGGCAAGGCGCTCGACGAGCCGTACCTGCACTTCGAGGACGGCACCGGGGTGCAGGCCCCGTTCGACCCGGTGAAGGTGCCGCTCGGCTCGGTCTGGGTGATGGGCGACAACCGCAACAACTCCTCGGACTCCCGCATGCAGGGCGGCGGGGGCGAACGCGGTGCGGTGCCGCTGGAGAACATCATCGGCAAGGCCAGGATCATCGTGTTGCCGCCGGACCGCTGGGGCGGCGTGACCGATCACAACCCGCAGGAGGCCGCCCAGCCCGCCGCACTCGGCATGAGCGCACCGGCCTGGCAGCAGGGCATCCCGCTGGGCATCGGCGTGGTGGCCGCCTGGCCGACGGTGTGGGCCGGTCGCAAGCTCGGAGCGGGCTTGCGCGGGGCGGCGCAGCGGAAGCGCTAG
- a CDS encoding ribonuclease HII, whose amino-acid sequence MSALKPPRAVIRGESSWGLQAALERRGLGPVAGVDEAGRGACAGPLVVAACVLKPGDGARLTELTDSKLLTAAARERVYERVLARAVDYAVVVIPTEEVDARGIHVTNVEGMRRAVSHLRTAPGYVLTDGFGVPGMPAPSLPVIKGDRVVACVAAASVLAKVTRDRIMADLHDEYPVYGFDVHKGYTTTEHGAALTEHGPSAAHRWSYTNVAVAAAAHRREPPHRVLLTAAALHATAAPVRALDDGLGQNGLFAADWHVNSQGGARIS is encoded by the coding sequence GTGTCAGCGCTGAAGCCGCCGCGCGCGGTCATTCGCGGGGAGAGTTCGTGGGGGCTGCAGGCCGCGCTGGAACGGCGTGGTCTCGGCCCGGTGGCGGGCGTGGACGAGGCCGGGCGTGGAGCCTGTGCCGGACCGCTGGTGGTGGCCGCCTGCGTGCTCAAGCCGGGGGACGGTGCCCGGCTGACCGAGCTGACCGATTCGAAGCTGCTCACCGCGGCCGCCCGTGAGCGGGTCTACGAGCGGGTGCTGGCCAGGGCGGTCGACTACGCGGTGGTGGTCATTCCCACCGAAGAGGTCGACGCGCGCGGCATCCACGTGACCAACGTCGAGGGCATGCGGCGCGCGGTGTCCCATCTGCGGACCGCGCCGGGGTACGTGCTGACCGACGGTTTCGGCGTGCCCGGCATGCCGGCGCCGAGCCTGCCGGTGATCAAGGGGGACCGCGTGGTGGCCTGCGTGGCGGCGGCGTCGGTGCTGGCCAAGGTGACCAGGGACCGGATCATGGCGGATCTGCACGACGAGTACCCGGTGTACGGCTTCGACGTGCACAAGGGGTACACCACGACCGAGCACGGCGCGGCGCTGACCGAGCACGGACCCAGCGCGGCGCACCGGTGGTCCTACACGAACGTGGCCGTCGCGGCCGCCGCTCACCGGCGCGAGCCACCCCATCGGGTGCTGCTCACCGCGGCGGCTCTGCACGCCACGGCCGCGCCGGTGCGTGCTCTGGATGACGGTCTGGGTCAGAATGGACTCTTCGCCGCCGACTGGCACGTGAACTCGCAAGGAGGGGCCCGGATTTCATGA
- a CDS encoding DUF2469 domain-containing protein: MSAEDLEKYETEMELSLYREYRDIVSQFAYVVETERRFYLANAVDVQVRDGGGEVYFEVRMSDAWVWDMYRPARFVKHVRVITFKDVNVEELDKPDLRLPEGGPFSG, from the coding sequence ATGAGTGCCGAGGATCTCGAGAAATACGAGACCGAGATGGAGCTGTCGCTGTACCGCGAGTACCGCGACATCGTCAGCCAGTTCGCGTATGTGGTGGAGACCGAACGGCGGTTCTACCTGGCCAACGCGGTGGACGTGCAGGTCCGAGACGGTGGGGGCGAGGTCTACTTCGAGGTGCGGATGTCCGACGCCTGGGTCTGGGACATGTACCGCCCCGCCCGGTTCGTCAAGCACGTCCGGGTGATCACCTTCAAGGACGTCAACGTCGAGGAGCTGGACAAACCGGACCTACGGCTACCCGAGGGCGGTCCGTTCTCCGGCTGA
- a CDS encoding YraN family protein produces MGTQARPSYEQKQRLGRRGEELAAAHLNSLGMVVLSKNWRCREGELDLVATDGRTLIVCEVKTRSGAGYGHPADAVTPEKTARIRRLTSRWLEHYRVRWCPLRFDVIAIHWPPVGEPQLTHFPGAF; encoded by the coding sequence ATGGGTACGCAGGCGCGGCCGTCATACGAACAGAAACAACGACTGGGCCGCCGAGGCGAGGAACTCGCGGCAGCGCACCTGAACAGCCTGGGCATGGTCGTCCTGTCCAAGAACTGGCGCTGCCGCGAGGGTGAACTCGACCTCGTCGCCACCGACGGCCGCACCCTGATCGTCTGCGAGGTAAAAACCCGCTCCGGTGCCGGCTACGGCCACCCAGCCGATGCCGTCACCCCCGAAAAGACGGCGCGCATCAGACGCCTGACCAGCCGGTGGCTTGAGCACTACCGCGTGCGCTGGTGCCCGCTACGCTTCGACGTCATCGCCATCCACTGGCCTCCCGTCGGTGAGCCCCAGCTCACCCACTTCCCGGGAGCCTTCTGA